From Cryobacterium sp. GrIS_2_6:
GCCAGCTCGGGTTGGGCCGGCCGTCGGCGCCGGGGCGCTCGTCCCAGTCCTGCGCGGATGCCTGGGCCGAGAGCTCGATCACCGAACCGACCACGCGCACCTGCCTGCCTTGTTGCGGCCAGTAGAAGTTCATCGCCGCGCGCGGGTTCTCACTGAGCTCGAAGCCCTTGCGCGAGGTCGCGGAGCTCGCGAAGTGCCAGCCGGCCTCGTCGATGTTCTTGAGGATCAGCATCCGCGAGGACGGCTGGCCGGAGGCAGTCGCCGTGGCCAGGCTGAAGGCGTGCGGCTGGGGAACCCCCGCGGCGAGGGCGGCGGCGAGCCAGGCCCGGAAGAGCAGGGCGGGATCGGACTCGGCGGCCTTCGCGTCGAAGGGCGGGAGGGAGGCCGGGAAGTCCGGCAGGGAGCGCAACAGGGAACGGAAGGATTCGGTCACGCGCCGAGCCTAGCGGGATCGACCGGAGTCGCGGAGGAGCCCCGGACGATCAACCGGCTGGGCAGGCGCACGGACTCGGGCGTGCCGCCGTCGATCACGGTCCTGAGCATGTCGACGGCGATCCGGCCCATGTCCGCGACACTGTGCGCGACGACGCTCACGGGCGGGTCGAGCAGGGCGAGCCAGTCGATGTCGTCGAAGGAGACCAGGGCAACGTCGGTGCCGATCCGGAGGCCGAGCTTCTGGATCGCGCCGATCGCGCCGAACGCCATCGGGCTGTCCGCGACCAGTAGCGCGGTCGGCGGTTCATTGAGTGCGAGCAGGGTGCGCACGGCGGCCGAGCCGCTCTCGGGCTGGAAGTCGCCGAAGACGATGAGCGCTGGGTCGAGGCTGAGGTCCCGGTCGCCGGCGGCCCGCACGAAGCTCGCGTGGCGTTCACGGCCGGTCGAGGTGGACTGCGGCCCGGCAATGTAGCCGATCCGGGTGTGTCCGAGCGCGGCGAGGTGATCGACCGCTTCCCGGATCCCGGTGTCGCTGTCCGTCGTCACGCTCGGCAGGTCGATGCCCTCGATGGTGCGGTCGATGAAGACGGCCGGGATCTCCCGTCCGACGACCGAGCGGATGCTGCCGCTCCCGTCACCGAGCGGCGCGACGATGATGCCGTCGACGCGCCGGGCGATCAGGTTGTCGAGGTACCGGTCCTGCTGGTCCTTCCGCTCGTTCGCGTTGCCGAGCAGCGTCACGAAACCGTGCACGAGGGCGGCCTGCTCGACCGTGTGGGCGAGGTCCGCGAAGAACGGGTTCCGGACATCCGGCACCAGCAGGCCGATCGAGTGCGTGCGGGTGGACCGGAGCGCCCTGGCTTGGGCGTTCGGTCGATAGTCGAGCTCTGCGACGGCCGCCTGCACCCGGGAGCGGGCGTCTGCCGAGGTGGCGGGGTTTCCGGAGAGCACCCGGGACGTCGTCGCGACGGACACGCCGGCGAGCGCGGCAACGTCCTTGATGGTGATCGTGACCATCACTGCACCCCCTGCCCTGCCGGGACTGCGTCAAGTGGAAACGTTTCCAAGCTGATGCCCAGACTATTGCGGAGGCGCAGAGGTGTCAAAATGCGAGAGGGGGTTGTCATTCCGCCCTCCACCGACTCGAGGAGACCCCATGGCCCAGATCGTTCAGTACAGCGAATTCGGTGGACCAGAGGTGCTCGAGCTGGTCGAGGTGGCCGAGCCCCGGGCATCCGCCGGGGAGGTCGTGGTCGCGGTCAGGGCGGCGGGCGTGAACCCGATCGACTGGAAGATCCGCAGGGCCATTCGCCCGACCGG
This genomic window contains:
- a CDS encoding LacI family DNA-binding transcriptional regulator; protein product: MVTITIKDVAALAGVSVATTSRVLSGNPATSADARSRVQAAVAELDYRPNAQARALRSTRTHSIGLLVPDVRNPFFADLAHTVEQAALVHGFVTLLGNANERKDQQDRYLDNLIARRVDGIIVAPLGDGSGSIRSVVGREIPAVFIDRTIEGIDLPSVTTDSDTGIREAVDHLAALGHTRIGYIAGPQSTSTGRERHASFVRAAGDRDLSLDPALIVFGDFQPESGSAAVRTLLALNEPPTALLVADSPMAFGAIGAIQKLGLRIGTDVALVSFDDIDWLALLDPPVSVVAHSVADMGRIAVDMLRTVIDGGTPESVRLPSRLIVRGSSATPVDPARLGA
- a CDS encoding pyridoxamine 5'-phosphate oxidase family protein; this translates as MTESFRSLLRSLPDFPASLPPFDAKAAESDPALLFRAWLAAALAAGVPQPHAFSLATATASGQPSSRMLILKNIDEAGWHFASSATSRKGFELSENPRAAMNFYWPQQGRQVRVVGSVIELSAQASAQDWDERPGADGRPNPSWRLYALQPSEIEFWQASADRNHVRYRIELSK